Proteins from one Gimesia maris genomic window:
- a CDS encoding PQQ-binding-like beta-propeller repeat protein, producing MMIRSCRCFCWFQTYLILTLFCSFTQAADSWLQLKGDSQRSGNAPAISLQTPLSLAAAVPLTDGIYTSPVVSQGTVFVVDGAGVVFALNGQTGKVLWKYATKGGTGNCNNVASPAIIDNYLHVGTAAGYYYVFDLKTGAVIQELDCREPIFSAPVVNKGRVYFATLGAQVYAVEPAGEVVWTWDFVKEVVDFEGNRWSGADWLKHRKDRVTWKDHFVCSRDICLAGDSLVIPAGGRTVFLKDGGTAPELQVVGEIPKYAGAEFPATFGQSADAAGNVFVQWHRRDNAGRVEVMRLDGDKIQADYIKGTQTSIRDPGLLGFASVTVRGNDVFRVRPEAGLGLVRHTLDSETTDVLCEAPSICPPVITDNHIVYGGLDGTLYVISLSDKQITEFKTAFQAPITAPVAIADQKIYVPCEDGYLYILNADGTTPQTQAALPAKDLELWKIRNPLTGPLAKPEFDWYTNYGDFGGTNANAQDLKPPLRMRWARRLEGTVKHLPVCGGGRLYTHTAEGQIIAVEQDTGRLLWRRYWPDVYLSFTSPLYIDGKLLIPQAGIKKSVMRCLDAATGDLLWEAPFTGSPSWSRQFPPVVSGNIAIYASGSGEYAAQGTEKAFTFGGKPAVKEDGREVMSWIYSNDNPYYPRDHRPRIWAWDLDTGKVVWEKDFSDYGRGGNDCGIAILDGKLYYSTFFGYASSQRKRRGLPVENNGITACLDPRTGDVVWLTNKYYVTSKCTLSARDGRIYIGGYNRANEDTQDRFVWCLDAKDGALVWQSDAVTSALNVVTVGKDYIFSNALRGKGNVFDHKTGKVVNSIGHNYACCRFTLSEPYVLGANMDMIDLSDDGKLVSTGPAIDSRECLGAVVSNGRIFYTSQASGFIVSQTYGEASKKLPAVWERP from the coding sequence ATGATGATACGATCCTGCCGCTGCTTTTGTTGGTTTCAGACGTACCTGATTCTGACGCTCTTCTGTTCCTTTACTCAAGCCGCAGACAGTTGGCTGCAGTTGAAAGGAGACAGCCAGCGTTCCGGTAATGCACCTGCCATCTCCCTCCAGACGCCCCTCTCTCTGGCCGCAGCCGTCCCGTTAACCGACGGCATTTATACATCGCCAGTCGTCAGCCAGGGAACCGTCTTCGTAGTAGATGGCGCGGGTGTTGTCTTCGCGTTGAATGGACAGACCGGTAAAGTCCTCTGGAAATACGCGACGAAAGGGGGAACGGGAAACTGCAATAATGTTGCTTCGCCCGCCATCATCGATAACTACCTCCACGTCGGTACTGCTGCCGGCTATTATTATGTATTCGACCTCAAAACCGGCGCCGTCATCCAGGAACTGGACTGCCGGGAACCGATCTTCTCTGCCCCGGTTGTCAACAAAGGCCGCGTCTATTTCGCTACCCTGGGCGCGCAGGTTTATGCAGTCGAACCGGCCGGTGAAGTCGTCTGGACTTGGGACTTTGTCAAAGAAGTCGTCGACTTTGAGGGCAATCGCTGGAGCGGCGCAGACTGGTTAAAACACCGAAAAGACCGAGTCACCTGGAAGGATCACTTCGTCTGTTCCCGCGATATCTGCCTCGCCGGTGATTCCCTGGTCATCCCTGCCGGCGGTCGAACGGTCTTTCTGAAAGATGGCGGCACAGCCCCGGAGCTGCAGGTCGTAGGAGAAATTCCCAAGTACGCCGGTGCAGAGTTCCCCGCCACCTTTGGTCAAAGCGCGGATGCCGCCGGCAATGTTTTTGTACAATGGCATCGCCGCGATAATGCAGGGCGCGTCGAAGTCATGCGACTGGACGGCGACAAAATCCAGGCCGACTATATTAAAGGCACTCAAACATCCATCCGCGATCCCGGCCTGCTCGGCTTTGCCTCGGTCACTGTTCGCGGCAACGATGTCTTTCGTGTTCGTCCCGAAGCCGGTCTCGGTCTGGTCCGTCATACACTCGACTCTGAAACAACCGACGTGCTCTGTGAAGCCCCCTCCATCTGCCCGCCGGTCATCACGGACAACCACATTGTTTATGGCGGTCTGGATGGCACCTTGTATGTCATCTCGCTCTCAGATAAACAGATCACAGAATTCAAAACAGCGTTTCAGGCACCGATTACAGCTCCCGTCGCTATTGCCGACCAGAAAATCTATGTCCCCTGCGAAGACGGTTATCTCTACATTCTCAATGCCGATGGTACCACGCCCCAGACACAGGCCGCACTCCCAGCAAAAGACCTGGAACTCTGGAAAATCCGCAACCCCCTTACTGGTCCTCTCGCCAAACCGGAATTTGACTGGTACACCAACTACGGCGACTTCGGGGGTACCAATGCCAATGCCCAGGACTTGAAACCGCCTCTGCGAATGCGGTGGGCGCGGCGTCTGGAAGGCACGGTTAAACATCTGCCTGTCTGTGGCGGCGGTCGTCTTTATACGCATACCGCTGAAGGACAGATCATCGCCGTCGAACAGGATACCGGCCGTTTGCTCTGGAGACGCTATTGGCCCGACGTCTATCTCTCGTTTACTTCGCCTCTCTATATCGACGGCAAACTGCTGATCCCTCAGGCAGGGATCAAAAAATCCGTCATGCGTTGTCTGGATGCTGCCACCGGCGATCTGCTCTGGGAGGCCCCCTTTACCGGTTCTCCCAGCTGGAGCCGACAGTTTCCCCCCGTCGTCTCAGGTAATATTGCCATCTATGCTTCCGGCTCCGGCGAATATGCGGCCCAGGGAACAGAGAAAGCCTTCACCTTCGGCGGCAAACCAGCGGTCAAAGAAGACGGTCGCGAAGTCATGAGCTGGATTTATTCGAACGACAATCCCTACTACCCCCGGGATCACCGTCCGCGGATCTGGGCCTGGGATCTCGACACAGGCAAAGTCGTCTGGGAGAAAGATTTCTCCGACTACGGTCGTGGCGGGAATGATTGTGGCATCGCCATTCTGGACGGGAAACTGTATTACTCCACCTTCTTCGGCTATGCCAGCAGTCAGCGAAAACGCCGCGGTTTACCCGTCGAAAATAATGGAATCACCGCCTGCCTGGATCCCCGGACAGGGGATGTCGTCTGGCTGACCAACAAATACTATGTCACATCCAAATGCACGCTCAGTGCCCGCGACGGACGCATTTATATAGGTGGATACAACCGTGCGAATGAAGACACGCAGGACCGGTTTGTCTGGTGCCTGGATGCGAAAGACGGTGCGCTGGTCTGGCAATCCGATGCAGTGACCTCGGCTTTGAATGTCGTCACCGTCGGCAAGGATTACATCTTTTCCAATGCGCTCCGGGGAAAAGGAAACGTCTTCGATCACAAAACAGGTAAAGTCGTGAACAGTATCGGGCACAACTATGCCTGCTGTCGATTCACACTCTCTGAGCCTTATGTACTGGGCGCCAATATGGATATGATCGATTTATCAGACGACGGCAAGCTGGTTTCCACCGGCCCCGCGATCGACTCGCGCGAGTGTCTGGGAGCCGTCGTTTCCAACGGGCGGATTTTTTACACATCCCAGGCCAGCGGCTTTATCGTCTCCCAGACCTATGGGGAAGCTTCGAAAAAACTGCCCGCTGTCTGGGAACGCCCCTGA
- a CDS encoding DUF1501 domain-containing protein: MRELYKQLDGVGRRRFLEYAAKSALGVSVLPVFNNMLEAAPTKSKGPKGKPVNGKAKRLIYLYMAGAMTHLDTFDLKPGHKNQGDTKGIKTSVPGAQISEFLPTLAEEFDKMAVINSMYTETGAHGPGEYLMRTSYKEIASTRHPSMGPWIQRFRGRQNKNLPDTVLISAPARHPSSGFLDPSYSPLPIGDPNRGLENTDTPSYLSENTFEKRIDLINKFDKKFQTKFKNQNVLAYTDFYSQATSLLSSDELKAFDLNEEKAEDRDKYGRNSFGQGCMLARRLVENNVRCVEVNFGGWDMHRDIYDDGILPTRTGILDKALGNLLKELSERGLLDETLVVLTTEFGRTPVINQNGGRDHHPGVFSAALMGGGIKGGQFYGKSDKGGHSVDADGVLPADFNATIASALNLPLDKEIFSSEGRPFKVAHDGEAVTKLL, from the coding sequence ATGAGAGAACTCTATAAACAACTCGACGGAGTCGGTCGGCGGCGGTTTCTGGAATATGCTGCCAAATCTGCACTGGGTGTCAGCGTGCTCCCCGTATTCAACAACATGCTGGAAGCGGCTCCCACAAAAAGTAAAGGTCCGAAAGGCAAGCCCGTCAATGGTAAAGCCAAACGCCTGATTTACCTGTATATGGCTGGCGCCATGACTCACCTGGATACGTTTGACCTGAAACCAGGTCATAAAAACCAGGGGGACACCAAAGGCATCAAAACCAGCGTTCCGGGGGCTCAAATCAGCGAGTTTCTCCCTACATTGGCAGAAGAATTTGACAAGATGGCCGTCATCAATTCCATGTATACCGAAACCGGCGCGCATGGACCCGGTGAATACCTGATGCGGACCAGCTATAAGGAAATCGCTTCGACCCGGCACCCCTCTATGGGACCGTGGATCCAGCGTTTCCGTGGACGTCAGAATAAAAATCTGCCCGACACCGTTCTGATCAGTGCGCCCGCCCGACACCCGAGTTCAGGATTCCTGGACCCTTCTTACAGCCCCCTGCCGATTGGTGACCCCAATCGGGGGCTGGAGAATACAGATACTCCTTCCTACCTGTCTGAAAACACGTTTGAAAAACGAATTGATCTGATCAATAAGTTCGACAAAAAGTTTCAGACCAAGTTCAAGAATCAAAACGTCCTGGCTTACACGGACTTTTATTCTCAGGCCACCAGCCTGCTCTCCAGCGATGAACTGAAAGCCTTCGACCTGAATGAAGAAAAAGCGGAAGACCGTGACAAATACGGCCGCAACTCATTCGGTCAGGGATGCATGCTGGCACGCCGTCTGGTCGAAAACAACGTCCGCTGCGTCGAAGTCAACTTCGGTGGCTGGGACATGCACCGCGATATTTACGACGACGGGATTCTTCCCACTCGAACCGGTATTCTGGACAAGGCACTCGGCAACCTGCTCAAGGAACTGTCGGAACGCGGACTGCTGGATGAAACACTGGTCGTTCTCACCACCGAATTCGGCCGTACTCCCGTAATCAACCAGAATGGTGGTCGTGACCATCATCCCGGCGTCTTCTCTGCCGCCTTAATGGGTGGCGGTATCAAGGGAGGCCAGTTCTACGGAAAGTCTGATAAAGGGGGACATAGCGTTGATGCTGACGGCGTACTGCCGGCTGACTTCAATGCGACCATCGCGTCAGCTTTGAACCTGCCTCTGGACAAAGAAATCTTCTCCTCTGAAGGTCGCCCCTTCAAAGTCGCCCACGATGGCGAAGCAGTCACCAAACTGCTCTAA
- a CDS encoding DUF1549 domain-containing protein translates to MSGNQIGRRGLLARHWKLSSCCIAAFAFIVFSSLPDSEAAPRRKPVAKKAAPKKEEPLPPRFTVKSKPVSTTKLSSAIKSAEQIDKLVEANYRKYKVEPNPMTTDEQFLRRIYLDITGTIPTYRETKYFLASRHPDKRKMLIDRLLNSDGYASHFYNYWADVLRYTDRLNNNVDGSPYRQWIKQCLAENKPWDKMVSEMITAEGLIWENPATGYMQRDSGMPLDNMNNTVRIFLGTRIGCAQCHDHPFDRWKQKEFYEMAAFTFGSSTRASGRDKRFYTGQDPNSRLRKEFAELDQEEKDRRRKQGRFNRMIRVNMMVVHDNNRKIQLPHDYAYTDAKPKSVVEPKTIFGKPADIRKGETPRQAFSRWMVSKDNPRFALTIANRLWTQAFGRGQIEPVDDMMDSTVAENPELMKHLESEMKRLNFDMKEYLRIVFNTKTYQRQASPKDVPLSEIYHFPGPVLRRMSAEQAWDSFLTIAVVDPEEYRELPAEMETEIISVDLNKATAQEVLDADEKKREEIDRTRYKREKKYKYKGQLLARAAELPSPVPPSHFLRTFGQSDRELISGSSDTGSVPQVLFMFNGPVTHMMLEKGSTIYNNVIEQKTIKDGVDVIFMTILSRRPDADELKIAMDEIENNGPAGYGNVIWSLVNTREFLFIQ, encoded by the coding sequence ATGTCAGGAAACCAAATCGGTCGCCGCGGTCTGCTTGCGCGGCACTGGAAGTTAAGCAGTTGTTGTATTGCCGCCTTTGCGTTCATCGTCTTCTCCAGCCTGCCCGACTCCGAGGCAGCACCACGACGAAAACCCGTCGCAAAAAAAGCCGCTCCGAAAAAAGAAGAACCGCTCCCGCCACGATTCACAGTCAAATCCAAGCCCGTCAGTACGACCAAACTTTCATCAGCCATCAAATCGGCAGAACAGATCGACAAGCTGGTTGAAGCCAACTATCGGAAATACAAAGTCGAACCCAACCCGATGACGACCGACGAACAGTTCCTGCGTCGCATCTACCTCGACATCACCGGCACGATCCCCACCTATCGGGAAACCAAATACTTCCTGGCTTCACGCCACCCCGACAAACGCAAGATGCTCATCGACCGTCTGTTGAACAGTGATGGTTACGCCAGCCACTTCTACAACTACTGGGCCGACGTATTACGGTACACCGACCGCCTGAATAACAACGTCGATGGTTCTCCCTATCGTCAGTGGATCAAACAATGCCTGGCAGAGAACAAGCCCTGGGACAAAATGGTCAGTGAAATGATCACGGCAGAAGGATTGATCTGGGAGAACCCCGCTACCGGCTACATGCAACGTGATTCCGGCATGCCACTGGACAACATGAATAATACCGTGCGTATTTTCCTGGGAACCCGCATCGGCTGTGCCCAATGCCACGATCATCCCTTTGATCGCTGGAAGCAGAAAGAATTCTACGAAATGGCGGCTTTCACGTTCGGTTCTTCGACCCGCGCCAGTGGCCGTGACAAACGCTTCTACACCGGTCAGGATCCCAACAGCCGTCTGCGTAAAGAGTTCGCAGAACTGGATCAGGAAGAAAAAGACCGACGTCGCAAGCAGGGACGATTCAATCGCATGATCCGCGTGAACATGATGGTTGTGCACGACAATAACCGGAAGATTCAGCTGCCACATGACTACGCTTATACGGACGCCAAACCGAAATCGGTGGTCGAACCCAAAACCATCTTCGGTAAACCGGCAGACATTCGCAAAGGCGAAACGCCTCGCCAGGCTTTCTCCCGCTGGATGGTCTCTAAAGATAACCCCCGGTTTGCTTTGACCATTGCCAACCGACTGTGGACTCAGGCCTTTGGAAGAGGACAGATCGAACCAGTCGACGATATGATGGACAGTACTGTCGCAGAAAACCCCGAACTGATGAAACATCTCGAATCAGAAATGAAACGACTGAATTTCGATATGAAGGAATATCTGCGAATCGTGTTTAACACGAAAACCTATCAGCGACAGGCATCTCCCAAGGATGTTCCGCTGAGTGAAATCTATCACTTCCCGGGACCGGTATTGCGTCGCATGTCCGCTGAACAGGCCTGGGATTCCTTCCTCACAATCGCCGTGGTGGACCCCGAAGAATACCGCGAACTGCCCGCAGAAATGGAAACCGAAATCATCTCGGTCGACCTCAATAAAGCGACCGCCCAGGAAGTCCTGGATGCGGATGAAAAGAAACGGGAGGAAATTGACCGTACGCGATACAAACGGGAAAAGAAATACAAGTACAAAGGCCAGCTGCTGGCCCGTGCTGCCGAACTCCCTTCTCCGGTACCGCCCAGCCACTTCCTGCGTACTTTCGGTCAGTCCGACCGTGAACTGATCTCTGGTTCATCCGACACCGGATCCGTGCCACAGGTGCTGTTCATGTTTAATGGCCCGGTCACTCACATGATGCTGGAAAAAGGTTCCACGATCTACAACAACGTGATCGAGCAGAAAACAATTAAAGATGGCGTCGATGTCATTTTCATGACCATCCTCAGCCGTCGTCCCGACGCAGATGAGTTGAAAATCGCCATGGACGAAATCGAAAACAATGGCCCTGCAGGTTACGGTAACGTGATCTGGTCACTCGTGAATACCCGCGAGTTCCTGTTTATTCAATAA
- a CDS encoding pentapeptide repeat-containing protein, with translation MANPDHIWIIRQGNQAINQWKSRHPDAGLDLFKADLRRDNLSDLDLSEADLRNADLRDANLEGSDLSGAYLGQARLCQTNLCRANLQKADLTGGNLTGAILNEANLEAAYLNQSNFSHADLNETKLAHTKLMEANFFNADLRKADLSGADLRGANLKWSNLSGARLSAAELSKANLIETDLSDADLTEAIFTDAKLRQVKLNNVTGYNLTSEQEAENAKKITKRIMGTGYLIILISVLIFLGLIAMGTVFPPSTDNPGQLDPAASGIITFLAMGILLIGFLTGSVYIATDKGYSGELGFIITFCFILTAYLLLQVLLAEFIGVAFFGPIVLALLPDKNQRRTY, from the coding sequence GTGGCGAATCCGGATCACATATGGATCATCCGACAGGGAAATCAAGCGATCAATCAATGGAAAAGCAGGCATCCCGATGCAGGTCTGGATCTTTTTAAAGCGGATTTGCGAAGAGATAACTTAAGTGATCTCGATCTGTCGGAAGCTGATCTGAGAAATGCAGACCTGCGAGATGCGAACCTCGAAGGCAGTGATTTATCAGGAGCTTATCTGGGGCAAGCCAGACTTTGCCAAACAAATTTGTGTCGCGCCAATCTGCAGAAGGCTGACCTGACTGGGGGCAATCTGACAGGCGCCATTTTGAATGAAGCGAATTTGGAAGCTGCTTATTTGAATCAGTCCAATTTTAGTCATGCTGATTTAAACGAAACGAAGCTTGCCCACACTAAATTAATGGAAGCAAATTTCTTCAATGCCGATTTAAGGAAAGCGGATTTAAGTGGTGCTGACCTGAGGGGAGCGAATTTAAAATGGTCTAATCTCAGTGGAGCCAGGTTATCAGCTGCTGAGTTAAGTAAAGCAAATCTGATCGAAACTGATTTGAGCGACGCGGATCTGACTGAGGCCATTTTCACTGATGCGAAATTGCGGCAAGTCAAATTGAATAATGTAACCGGATATAATTTGACTTCTGAACAGGAAGCCGAGAACGCAAAAAAGATAACAAAAAGAATTATGGGAACTGGTTATTTGATTATCCTGATCTCTGTTCTGATATTTCTCGGATTGATCGCGATGGGCACTGTCTTTCCGCCATCAACAGACAACCCTGGTCAACTTGATCCCGCTGCTTCGGGAATAATCACTTTCCTGGCAATGGGAATTCTGCTTATAGGTTTTCTTACCGGTTCTGTGTATATTGCGACAGACAAGGGTTATTCCGGGGAACTGGGATTCATTATCACATTCTGTTTTATCCTGACGGCATACCTGCTGTTGCAGGTCCTGCTGGCGGAATTCATCGGAGTCGCATTTTTCGGTCCAATCGTTCTGGCACTTTTACCAGATAAAAACCAGAGACGAACTTACTGA
- a CDS encoding c-type cytochrome has protein sequence MFLRVRSVHSALLLTLVLCASLLFTTRHLSAGQSNSLLDISADGKLLACSNRDSGSVTIVDLKTSQKLHEIKVGKHPEGVSFVGNSHQVATAVYDEDRIVFLNADTGKQTGQTEVFDEPYGVVSTTDGKRIFVTLDYPGRIVEIDPATKKVVREFSSGKHLRGIAVSSDNQSLFTTEYYSALVRRVDVKTGKTVDEWPGGSTDNLSRQITLHPRRAKAYLPHIRSRITVAHGAGSIFPIVSIVDTKPKAGKRRRKIPMDSFRGARVTCNPWDTAITPDGKTFFIVFAGTDDLYVSNVIDDDYRELTFRGSLNVGANPRGVRVAPDGNTFYVYNALDFEIVAYDTHSLSRLATIKVTENPLSDEVLLGKRLFYTALQPMTSRLWISCASCHPDGQPDGKTWHNPEGLRNTQSLAGMAWTHPIHWSADRDEVQDFEHTIRGPLMQGKGLARGRIYESLDKPNKGLSEALDAMAAYSNTHDFTLSPYAKNGLSPAAQRGRQLFFSKQTQCATCHSGPFLTDSVPSKSITRHNVGTAVDNPGEKMGPEYDTPTLLGIYRTAPYLSHGKAETLEEVLTTYNHNDQHGKTSQLSKQERADLVEFLKALPYEDPVPQAKAAGLVKITK, from the coding sequence ATGTTTCTTCGTGTCAGGTCCGTTCATTCTGCTCTACTGCTGACGCTCGTTTTATGTGCGAGCCTGTTATTCACCACGCGGCATCTTTCCGCCGGTCAGTCAAACAGTCTGCTTGACATTTCCGCCGATGGGAAATTGCTGGCCTGCTCGAACAGAGACAGTGGCTCAGTCACCATTGTTGATTTGAAAACCAGTCAAAAACTCCACGAAATCAAAGTCGGTAAACATCCCGAAGGCGTCTCCTTCGTGGGAAACAGCCATCAGGTCGCGACCGCCGTCTACGATGAAGACCGCATCGTGTTCCTCAATGCCGACACCGGCAAACAGACCGGACAGACCGAAGTCTTCGACGAACCGTACGGCGTGGTTTCCACCACGGACGGCAAACGTATTTTTGTCACACTTGACTATCCCGGTCGCATTGTAGAGATCGATCCTGCGACAAAAAAAGTCGTCCGCGAGTTCTCTTCCGGAAAGCATCTGCGTGGCATCGCTGTCTCCAGCGATAACCAGAGCCTGTTTACCACTGAATACTATTCCGCACTGGTTCGCCGGGTGGATGTCAAAACGGGAAAAACCGTCGACGAATGGCCGGGCGGCAGCACCGATAATCTCTCTCGACAGATTACCCTGCACCCCCGTCGCGCCAAAGCTTATCTGCCTCATATTCGCTCACGCATCACTGTCGCACACGGCGCCGGTTCGATCTTCCCCATCGTTTCCATCGTTGATACGAAACCCAAAGCAGGCAAACGCCGACGCAAAATTCCGATGGACTCGTTCCGCGGTGCTCGCGTCACCTGCAATCCGTGGGATACCGCCATCACTCCCGATGGAAAAACGTTCTTCATCGTCTTCGCCGGAACCGACGATCTGTATGTCAGCAATGTAATTGATGACGATTACCGCGAACTCACCTTCCGCGGTTCTCTCAACGTTGGCGCGAACCCCCGTGGCGTACGCGTCGCCCCCGATGGAAATACATTCTACGTTTATAATGCCCTCGACTTCGAAATTGTCGCTTACGACACACACTCACTCAGTCGGCTGGCCACGATCAAAGTCACAGAAAATCCCTTAAGCGACGAAGTCCTGCTGGGCAAACGTCTGTTCTACACAGCGCTGCAACCCATGACGAGCCGTCTCTGGATCTCCTGTGCCAGTTGTCATCCCGACGGACAGCCCGATGGAAAGACCTGGCATAATCCGGAAGGCCTGCGAAATACTCAGTCACTGGCCGGCATGGCGTGGACCCACCCTATTCACTGGTCGGCTGACCGCGACGAAGTTCAGGACTTCGAACACACAATCCGTGGCCCCCTGATGCAGGGGAAAGGCCTGGCACGCGGCAGAATTTATGAATCTTTAGATAAACCCAACAAAGGATTATCAGAGGCCCTCGATGCCATGGCCGCATATTCCAACACACACGATTTCACTCTCAGCCCGTATGCGAAAAATGGCTTATCCCCCGCAGCCCAGCGCGGACGCCAGCTCTTTTTCTCAAAGCAGACCCAGTGCGCCACCTGTCACTCAGGTCCCTTCCTGACTGATTCGGTTCCTTCGAAATCGATTACGCGGCACAACGTCGGCACCGCCGTCGATAATCCCGGTGAAAAAATGGGGCCTGAATATGATACGCCGACGCTCCTGGGCATCTACCGCACTGCCCCGTATCTGTCACACGGCAAAGCAGAGACACTCGAAGAAGTTTTGACGACCTATAATCACAATGATCAACACGGCAAAACCAGCCAGCTTTCAAAACAGGAACGTGCCGACCTCGTCGAATTCCTGAAAGCACTTCCCTACGAAGACCCGGTACCACAGGCCAAAGCCGCCGGACTGGTCAAAATCACAAAATAA